One region of Baekduia soli genomic DNA includes:
- a CDS encoding SDR family NAD(P)-dependent oxidoreductase: protein MLEFEGRTAIVTGAGRGMGRTHALLLASRGARVVINDLGGAMDGTGADAGPAQAVVDEIRAAGGTAVADTSSVATTEGAEAIVATAVEAFGGVDIVINNAGILTPHTFPDTGAEDLDRNLSVHLGGSFNVTRAAWPHLVKSPAARVVLTTSCALFGSPFLVAYGAAKGGLIGLGRNLAGAGAEHGIKVNLIAPYAKTRMADPDIDVNEGARTEVVADEGPTVFDRLLPENISAVVAFLAHESCELTGEVLSCGGGRVARIFFAETQGYGKADVTPEDIAANIGQICDERDYYVPEDITVYTTFFMERVPEPASV from the coding sequence ATGCTCGAGTTCGAAGGTCGCACCGCCATCGTGACCGGGGCCGGCCGCGGGATGGGCCGCACGCACGCGCTGCTGCTCGCCTCCCGCGGCGCCAGGGTCGTCATCAACGACCTCGGGGGCGCGATGGACGGCACCGGGGCCGACGCGGGTCCCGCGCAGGCGGTCGTCGACGAGATCCGCGCCGCCGGCGGCACCGCGGTCGCCGACACCTCCTCGGTCGCCACGACCGAGGGCGCCGAGGCGATCGTCGCCACGGCCGTCGAGGCCTTCGGCGGCGTGGACATCGTCATCAACAACGCCGGCATCCTCACGCCGCACACGTTCCCCGACACCGGCGCCGAGGACCTCGACCGCAACCTCTCGGTCCACCTCGGTGGCTCGTTCAACGTCACGCGCGCCGCGTGGCCCCACCTCGTGAAGAGCCCGGCCGCGCGCGTTGTCCTGACGACGTCGTGCGCGCTGTTCGGCTCGCCGTTCCTGGTCGCCTACGGCGCGGCCAAGGGCGGCCTCATCGGCCTGGGGCGCAACCTCGCCGGCGCCGGCGCCGAGCACGGCATCAAGGTCAACCTCATCGCGCCCTACGCCAAGACGCGCATGGCCGATCCCGATATCGACGTCAACGAAGGCGCCCGCACCGAGGTGGTGGCCGACGAGGGGCCGACGGTCTTCGACCGGCTGCTCCCGGAGAACATCTCCGCGGTGGTGGCCTTCCTCGCCCACGAGTCCTGCGAGCTGACGGGGGAGGTGTTGTCCTGCGGCGGTGGGCGGGTGGCCCGGATCTTCTTCGCCGAGACGCAGGGCTACGGCAAGGCCGACGTCACGCCGGAGGACATCGCCGCGAACATCGGGCAGATCTGCGACGAGCGCGACTACTACGTCCCCGAGGACATCACGGTGTACACGACGTTCTTCATGGAGCGGGTGCCGGAGCCGGCCTCGGTCTGA
- a CDS encoding nuclear transport factor 2 family protein: MPHADDRTLLRELAEAYASAADRRDDDAFVALFTPTATLTIRQGGAVLGTFTGRDGLCGATAPLDAYSATMHFVGNHACAVDGDAATATTYCLANHLRPAGDGGVENLRMVIRYDDRCVRGADGRWRYAARDLDILWTEVAPASVAPLAL; this comes from the coding sequence GTGCCCCACGCCGATGACCGGACCCTGCTGCGCGAGCTGGCCGAGGCCTATGCCTCCGCGGCCGACCGCCGCGACGACGACGCGTTCGTCGCCCTGTTCACGCCGACCGCCACGCTGACGATCCGCCAGGGCGGCGCGGTCCTGGGCACGTTCACCGGGCGCGACGGCCTGTGCGGGGCGACCGCCCCGCTGGACGCCTATAGCGCGACGATGCACTTCGTCGGCAACCACGCCTGTGCCGTGGACGGCGACGCGGCGACCGCCACGACCTACTGCCTGGCCAACCACCTGCGCCCCGCCGGCGACGGCGGCGTCGAGAACCTCCGGATGGTCATCCGCTACGACGACCGCTGCGTCCGGGGCGCCGACGGCCGCTGGCGCTACGCGGCGCGCGACCTCGACATCCTGTGGACCGAGGTCGCGCCGGCCAGCGTCGCGCCGCTGGCGCTCTGA